The Helianthus annuus cultivar XRQ/B chromosome 16, HanXRQr2.0-SUNRISE, whole genome shotgun sequence genome includes a window with the following:
- the LOC110916103 gene encoding ATP-dependent helicase BRM isoform X2, with product MQSGGGAQQGGGGGHGRSNVVAGPPSAAASPSSSSSAVSRPNLGFDPMKHQQQQHMQALQQQLLRNPEGREAILAYQAGIRQGGLGGGVASGSSAMQQMQRVSQQHGQEEGQSGRLGFDQHMMNPMQQAYMQYALHAQQAQQKSSSGMQAQQQMKMGVMGKDQELNMGNARLQDAFAFQAQVLSSKKPSDQFGHGGKQVMEENNQAVSDQSQSESQGQSRIQNQKHFGVPTSFGQVIPGSNLGPMQAAQAQQGMHNMGNSQVAMAAQMQAMQALALERNIDLSLPQNANLMAQLMPIMQSRMLGQQKANESNMGPQSKQQVTSPQVANESSPHSDVSGHSGSTNARQAMSPGHIGSTQNAPLVNNSSGGQGQQFSIHGRENQLAPRQPTVNGSGMSSMPPPQSPANMSQGGSDHFSKNTVTGSESLPIQHARQQMNRSSSNNVGLDIPKPPTNFTKQQLHVLKAQILAFRRIKKGEKILPRELLQAITPPPLEVQLQQINAPAGRNLMDSKNKDLQAVTSSAGMNNPKSETHEEKAIAGTTANAQGTTVINETPSVSLPAKEEQRNPAIPTKQEHEVEHGNQRTSHVGEGPTDKGKAVAVASTNAVVSQSVNPSQTKDPGPSRKYHGPLFDFPFFTRKHDSFGSSMMLNNNNNLTLAYDVKDLLVDEGVEVINKKKNESLKKINGLLAVNLERKKIRPDLVLRLQIEEKKLLLQDLQTRVREEVDQQQQDIMAMPDRPYRKFVRLCERQRMELKRQVQAAQRAIRAKQLKIIFQWRKKLLESHWALRDARTSRNKGVAKYHEKMLREYFKNNDGDDRSKRMEALKNNDVERYREILMEQQNSVPSEAAERYEVLSSFLSQTEDYLNKLGGKITSAKNQQDAEEAANVASAAARAQGLSEEEVRAAASCAREEVIIRNRFSEMNAPQDSSSVSKYYTLAHAVSERVIRQPSMLRKGTLRDYQLVGLQWMLSLYNNKLNGILADEMGLGKTVQVMALIAYLMEFKSNYGPHLIIVPNAVLVNWKSELHNWLPNVSCIYYVGNKDQRSKLFTQEVSKLKFNVLVTTYEFVMFDKTKLSRVDWKYIVIDEAQRMKDRESVLARDLDRYRCQRRLLLTGTPLQNDLKELWSLLNLLLPDVFDNRKVFHDWFSQPFQKEGAHNAEDDWLETEKKVIIIHRLHQILEPFMLRRRVEDVEGSLPPKISIILKCKMSAIQGVIYDWIKATGTIRVDPEDEKRKVQKSSMYQAKTFKPLNNKIIELRKTCNHPLLNYPFFNDLSKDFLVNSCGKLWVLDRILIKLQRTGHRVLLFSTMTKLLDILEEYLQWRRLVYRRIDGTTSLEDRESAIVDFNSPDTDCFIFLLSIRAAGRGLNLQTADTVIIYDPDPNPQNEEQAVARAHRIGQTREVKVIYMEAVVDKVSSHQKEDNFRNGGGVDSDDDLAGKDRYIGSIESLIRNNIQQYKIDMADEVINAGRFDQRTTHEERRSTLESLLRDEERYQETVHDVPSLQEVNRMIARSEEEVELFDQMDEEDDWTDEMVRYDQVPKWLRAGTREVNATVARMSKKPLKDSLYTDNIGVELSEMGSDVTHQRRARLKGKKYLNYAELDDIEEFSEASSEENVNAEEEIGDSDDNDDETTATPIVDKRQLEEEDVPASVNRYEYNNGGPSGSTRQNHMLQEPGSSGSSSDSRQLTPIPIPSNSSKRFGSLSALDSRPGPRSRRLNDDVEEGEIAMSGDSQMDLQQSGSLNHDHDENEKLLQPKLKRKRSIRVRPRPAVVKPDNKSVDRSSLLRGQSSHLPFQPDRTSHADRKLVQENNAYKHEQRQSSPSLKAKRTPPARKIAGQPTRTNPVSGPSENTKEQFKERSDVKVKKGSGSFGGTMMTEAMQRRCKNVITKIQRRIDKEGQQIIPLLTDLWKRTESPRSGAGNGLLDLRKIELRVDQVEYNEVTDLIADVQLMLKGGMQYFGFSHEVRSEARKVHDLFFDIMKIAFPDTDFREARSALTFSGPMASSSPRGVPPIGQTKRPKPMNDPEPEPSLPRRPLSRGSIPARETRFGNTSTGGAGPSHAQEEPRPISHPGELVICKKKRKDRAGPVSSMGRGIRSPGQTRPSQSQTGGQQGNGSGSSFGWANPVKKMRTDAGKRRPSQP from the exons ATGCAATCTGGTGGTGGGGCCCAGCAGGGAGGTGGTGGTGGCCATGGCCGCAGCAACGTGGTGGCCGGACCACCGTCAGCCGCCGCATCGCCGTCGTCTTCGTCGTCGGCGGTGTCTCGGCCTAATTTAGGGTTTGATCCGATGAAACACCAACAGCAACAGCATATGcag GCATTGCAGCAACAGTTACTAAGAAACCCTGAAGGGAGAGAAGCTATATTAGCATATCAAGCTGGAATCAGGCAGGGAGGATTAGGAGGTGGTGTTGCTTCGGGTTCGAGCGCGATGCAACAAATGCAACGGGTGTCTCAGCAGCATGGCCAAGAGGAAGGGCAAAGTGGAAGACTTGGTTTTGATCAACACATGATGAATCCGATGCAACAGGCGTATATGCAGTATGCGCTTCATGCTCAACAAGCGCAACAGAAGTCTTCGTCGGGTATGCAAGCGCAGCAGCAGATGAAAATGGGAGTGATGGGGAAAGATCAAGAGTTGAATATGGGAAATGCAAGATTGCAGGATGCCTTTGCATTTCAGGCACAGGTTTTGTCTTCCAAGAAACCTTCAGATCAATTTGGGCATGGAGGGAAGCAGGTTATGGAGGAAAACAATCAGGCGGTTTCTGATCAAAGTCAAAGTGAGAGTCAAGGTCAAAGTAGAATTCAAAATCAGAAGCATTTTGGTGTTCCGACATCGTTTGGGCAGGTGATACCAGGGAGTAATTTGGGACCGATGCAAGCTGCACAAGCTCAACAGGGTATGCATAATATGGGAAACAGCCAGGTGGCAATGGCTGCACAAATGCAGGCGATGCAGGCTTTGGCTCTTGAGCGTAACATTGATCTTTCGCTTCCGCAAAATGCTAATCTGATGGCACAACTAATGCCGATCATGCAGTCTAGGATGCTTGGGCAACAAAAAGCCAACGAAAGCAACATGGGCCCACAGTCAAAGCAGCAGGTCACTTCACCACAAGTCGCAAATGAAAGTTCTCCCCATAGTGATGTATCGGGTCATTCAGGCTCTACAAATGCAAGGCAGGCAATGTCACCTGGCCATATCGGGTCAACCCAAAATGCCCCCTTGGTCAACAATTCTAGTGGTGGTCAAGGTCAACAGTTTTCTATTCATGGGAGGGAGAACCAGTTGGCACCTAGGCAACCCACTGTTAACGGTAGTGGTATGTCTTCTATGCCGCCCCCACAGTCACCTGCTAACATGAGCCAGGGTGGTTCAGATCATTTTAGCAAAAACACAGTAACTGGTTCTGAATCGTTGCCGATACAGCATGCTAGACAGCAAATGAACAGGTCTTCATCTAATAATGTTGGATTGGATATACCAAAACCACCCACGAACTTTACGAAACAGCAACTTCATGTTCTTAAAGCCCAAATTCTTGCTTTTAGGCGTATAAAG AAAGGAGAGAAAATTCTGCCTCGGGAATTACTTCAAGCTATCACACCGCCTCCACTTGAAGTGCAGTTGCAGCAGATTAATGCCCCTGCTGGTAGAAATCTTATGGATTCGAAAAACAAAGATCTTCAGGCTGTGACATCGTCTGCTGGGATGAATAATCCGAAAAGCGAAACACATGAGGAGAAAGCAATTGCAGGTACAACAGCTAATGCACAAGGTACAACTGTAATTAACGAAACTCCATCGGTTTCTCTTCCTGCGAAAGAAGAACAGAGAAATCCTGCAATTCCTACCAAACAGGAACATGAGGTAGAACATGGGAATCAGAGAACTTCTCATGTAGGTGAGGGTCCCACAGACAAAGGTAAGGCGGTTGCGGTTGCATCTACCAATGCTGTTGTCTCGCAATCGGTAAATCCGTCTCAAACGAAAGATCCCGGTCCTTCTAGAAAGTACCATGGCCCGCTGTTTGACTTTCCTTTCTTCACTCGGAAACATGATTCTTTTGGATCGAGTATGATGctcaacaacaataacaatctaACTCTAGCATATGATGTGAAGGATCTCCTTGTTGACGAAGGCGTAGAAGTGATTAACAAAAAGAAAAACGAAAGTTTAAAAAAGATCAATGGCTTACTAGCTGTAAATCTGGAGAGAAAAAAGATAAGGCCGGATCTTGTTTTAAGGTTACAGATTGAAGAAAAGAAACTTCTACTACAAGATTTACAGACACGCGTGAGAGAAGAAGTTGATCAGCAACAGCAGGATATAATGGCTATGCCAGATAGACCATATAGGAAATTTGTTCGGTTATGTGAACGCCAACGAATGGAGCTCAAGAGACAAGTACAAGCTGCTCAAAGAGCCATTAGAGCGAAACAGCTGAAAATTATTTTCCAGTGGCGTAAGAAGCTTCTAGAATCTCACTGGGCTCTCCGCGATGCACGGACTTCACGTAACAAGGGTGTTGCTAAGTATCATGAGAAGATGTTGAGGGAATATTTCAAGAATAACGATGGGGACGATCGTAGTAAAAGAATGGAAGCGTTGAAAAATAATGATGTTGAGAGGTATAGAGAGATTCTCATGGAGCAACAAAATAGCGTCCCCAGTGAGGCTGCTGAGAGATACGAGGTTTTATCTTCGTTTTTATCTCAGACCGAAGATTATCTCAATAAACTTGGAGGCAAAATTACATCCGCCAAGAATCAACAGGATGCTGAGGAGGCTGCGAATGTTGCATCTGCAGCTGCAAGAGCTCAG GGTCTATCTGAAGAAGAAGTGAGGGCTGCAGCATCTTGTGCGAGGGAAGAAGTTATAATAAGAAACCGTTTCTCTGAAATGAATGCACCCCAAGATAGTTCATCTGTTAGCAA ATATTATACTCTTGCACATGCTGTCAGTGAAAGGGTCATACGGCAACCCTCAATGCTTCGAAAAGGAACCTTACGTGACTATCAGCTT GTTGGATTGCAGTGGATGCTTTCATTGTATAACAATAAATTGAATGGTATATTGGCTGATGAAATGGGTCTCGGGAAAACTGTCCAG GTTATGGCTTTGATTGCTTATCTGATGGAGTTCAAAAGCAACTATGGCCCACATCTTATAATCGTTCCAAATGCTGTTCTGGTTAACTGGAAG AGTGAGCTGCATAATTGGTTACCAAACGTGTCCTGTATCTACTACGTCGGTAACAAAGATCAGCGGTCAAAGTTGTTTACCCAA GAGGTTTCCAAACTGAAATTCAATGTCCTCGTGACAACTTACGAATTTGTCATGTTTGATAAAACGAAACTTTCTAGAGTTGACTGGAAATATATAGTTATTGACGAAGCACAAAGAATGAAGGACCGAGAGTCTGTTTTAGCACGCGATCTTGACAGATATCGATGCCAAAGGCGGCTTCTTCTCACTGGGACCCCCTTACAG AATGATCTTAAAGAGCTCTGGTCATTGTTGAATCTGCTGCTTCCTGATGTGTTTGACAATCGAAAAGTGTTTCATGATTGGTTTTCACAGCCTTTCCAAAAAGAAGGCGCGCACAATGCTGAAGATGATTGGCTCGAAACCGAGAAAAAAGTTATCATCATACATCGACTTCATCAAATCTTGGAGCCTTTCATGCTCAGACGTCGTGTTGAAGATGTTGAAGGTTCTCTTCCTCCAAAG ATCTCGATCATTTTAAAATGTAAAATGTCAGCTATCCAAGGTGTGATATACGATTGGATAAAAGCTACTGGTACTATTCGGGTCGACCCAGAAGATGAGAAGCGCAAGGTTCAAAAGAGCTCAATGTACCAAGCGAAAACGTTCAAGCCTTTGAACAACAAAATCATAGAACTCAGGAAAACGTGCAACCATCCTTTGCTTAACTACCCGTTTTTTAACGATCTGTCGAAAGACTTTCTTGTTAATTCATGTGGCAAGTTATGGGTTCTTGATAGAATCTTAATAAAGCTTCAAAGAACAGGGCATCGCGTACTTTTATTTAGTACAATGACAAAGCTGTTAGATATCTTGGAGGAATATTTACAGTGGCGTCGACTCGTGTACAGAAGAATTGATGGTACAACCAGCTTGGAAGATCGCGAGTCAGCAATTGTTGACTTTAACAGCCCGGATACCGATTGTTTTATCTTTTTACTCAGCATTCGTGCAGCTGGACGAGGTTTAAATCTTCAAACAGCTGACACAGTTATCATATACGACCCCGACCCAAACCCGCAAAACGAGGAACAAGCGGTTGCTAGAGCTCATCGTATCGGTCAAACACGAGAGGTCAAAGTCATTTACATGGAAGCTGTTGTTGATAAAGTTTCTAGTCATCAAAAAGAGGATAATTTCAGGAACGGAGGTGGTGTTGACTCGGATGATGATCTGGCGGGTAAAGATCGTTACATAGGATCTATTGAGAGCCTGATAAGAAATAATATTCAACAATATAAGATTGACATGGCTGATGAGGTCATAAATGCTGGACGGTTTGACCAAAGAACCACACATGAAGAAAGACGGTCAACCTTGGAATCATTGTTACGTGATGAAGAAAGATATCAAGAAACTGTTCATGACGTCCCGTCACTTCAAGAAGTCAACCGAATGATCGCTAGGAGTGAAGAAGAAGTTGAACTTTTCGATCAAATGGATGAAGAAGATGACTGGACGGATGAGATGGTACGATACGATCAAGTTCCTAAATGGCTCCGTGCGGGTACTCGAGAAGTCAATGCTACTGTCGCCAGAATGTCTAAAAAGCCCCTGAAGGACAGCTTATACACCGATAACATCGGTGTGGAATTAAGTGAAATGGGTTCAGATGTTACACATCAAAGAAGGGCGCGTCTTAAAGGAAAGAAGTATCTGAATTATGCTGAGCTGGACGACATAGAGGAATTCTCTGAGGCTTCATCTGAAGAGAATGTGAATGCGGAGGAAGAAATCGGGGATtctgatgataatgatgatgaaacTACAGCTACACCTATAGTTGATAAACGTCAATTAGAAGAAGAGGATGTTCCTGCTTCTGTTAATAGGTATGAGTATAATAATGGTGGACCGTCTGGTTCTACTCGACAAAATCATATGCTTCAAGAACCAGGTTCTTCAGGATCATCTTCAGATAGTAGACAGTTAACACCAATACCAATTCCTTCTAATTCTTCCAAGAGATTCGGGTCACTTTCTGCGTTAGATTCTCGGCCCGGTCCTCGTTCCAGAAGACTG AATGATGATGTAGAAGAAGGTGAGATTGCTATGTCTGGAGATTCACAAATGGACCTCCAACAATCCGGTAGTTTGAACCATGATCACgatgaaaatgaaaaactttTGCAACCGAAATTAAAACGCAAACGTAGCATTCGTGTTCGACCACGGCCTGCTGTGGTGAAGCCGGATAACAAGTCTGTTGACCGGTCATCTCTCCTTCGTGGTCAGTCCTCTCATCTGCCTTTTCAACCAGATCGGACATCACAT GCTGACCGAAAGTTGGTTCAAGAGAATAACGCTTACAAGCATGAACAGAGGCAGAGCAGCCCCTCATTGAAGGCTAAACGTACTCCCCCTGCCCGGAAAATTGCCGGGCAACCAACAAGAACAAATCCCGTATCCGGTCCTTCAGAAAACACTAAGGAGCAGTTTAAAGAAAGATCGGATGTTAAAGTAAAGAAAGGAAGCGGGTCTTTTGGTGGAACTATGATGACTGAGGCTATGCAAAGAAGG TGCAAAAATGTAATCACCAAGATCCAGAGGAGAATCGACAAAGAAGGTCAACAAATTATTCCGTTGCTAACTGATTTATGGAAGAGAACTGAAAGTCCCAGGAGCGGTGCGGGAAACGGTCTTCTTGATCTAAGAAAGATTGAGCTGCGAGTTGACCAAGTGGAGTACAATGAAGTTACTGATCTGATTGCTGATGTGCAACTTATGCTAAAAGGCGGCATGCAGTATTTCGGATTTTCCCATGAG GTGAGGTCTGAAGCGAGGAAGGTGCACGATCTGTTTTTTGATATAATGAAAATTGCGTTTCCCGATACAGACTTCCGAGAAGCCAGGAGTGCACTCACTTTCTCTGGCCCAATGGCATCCTCGTCTCCTAGAGGGGTACCACCTATTGGTCAAACCAAGAGACCAAAACCGATGAATGACCCAGAGCCCGAACCAAGTCTCCCCCGGAGACCGCTTTCTCGTGGGTCCATCCCTGCTAGAGAAACACGGTTCGGAAACACCAGCACCGGGGGTGCGGGTCCGTCTCATGCTCAGGAAGAACCTAGACCGATCTCCCATCCGGGTGAGCTAGTTATCtgcaagaagaaaagaaaagacaGAGCTGGTCCTGTTTCGTCTATGGGTCGCGGGATCAGGAGTCCGGGTCAAACTAGACCGAGTCAAAGTCAAACGGGTGGTCAGCAGGGAAATGGGAGTGGATCTAGCTTTGGTTGGGCTAACCCTGTTAAAAAAATGAGGACAGATGCAGGGAAAAGAAGGCCCAGTCAACCATGA